From one Sulfurovum sp. UBA12169 genomic stretch:
- a CDS encoding DedA family protein, translating to MRQKLKNNSGKLFTVIVTIFALFLAYGLYYAPGDGIDEKFIYLLKTHGYIILFAWSILEGEAGLIMAGLLSHTGDMNLYLAIFIAGLGGFAGDQIYFYIGRFNKKYVHKTFKGQRRKFALAHILLKKYGWPIIFVQRYMYGMRTVIPISIGLTRYDAKTFAFINLISAWCWAALTIIPAWYFGEQILQVIVWAKEHWYLTLFVAAIIGSGILYYFSRVTKKQPDQSRT from the coding sequence ATGAGACAAAAACTAAAAAATAATTCTGGAAAGCTTTTTACGGTTATTGTAACCATTTTTGCTCTCTTCTTGGCATATGGATTATACTACGCACCGGGCGACGGAATTGATGAAAAATTTATCTATTTGCTTAAAACCCATGGATATATAATACTTTTTGCTTGGAGTATTTTAGAAGGCGAAGCAGGTCTTATTATGGCCGGTCTTTTATCGCACACAGGGGATATGAATTTATATCTGGCAATATTTATTGCAGGGCTCGGCGGCTTTGCCGGTGACCAGATCTATTTTTATATTGGAAGATTCAACAAAAAATATGTTCACAAAACGTTTAAAGGACAAAGAAGAAAGTTTGCGCTGGCGCATATTTTATTAAAAAAATATGGATGGCCGATCATTTTTGTGCAAAGATATATGTACGGCATGAGAACTGTCATACCCATTTCTATCGGTCTTACACGATATGATGCTAAAACATTTGCCTTTATCAATCTCATTAGTGCCTGGTGCTGGGCTGCTCTTACAATTATTCCGGCTTGGTATTTTGGAGAACAAATTCTTCAAGTTATAGTATGGGCGAAAGAACATTGGTATTTAACTTTATTCGTTGCAGCGATCATTGGGAGCGGAATACTTTACTATTTTAGCCGAGTAACAAAAAAACAACCCGATCAATCTAGAACTTGA